One genomic segment of Arachis duranensis cultivar V14167 chromosome 4, aradu.V14167.gnm2.J7QH, whole genome shotgun sequence includes these proteins:
- the LOC107483264 gene encoding metal tolerance protein 11 isoform X2 has product MVDFVQGQEDDIAEYYQQQVEVLEGFNEMDALAERGFIPGMSKEEQEKLARSETFAIRLSNVANMVLFIAKVYASIRSGSLAIIASTLDSLLDLLSGFILWFTAFSMQTPNPYQYPIGKKRMQPLGILVFASVMATLGLQIILESMRTLLSDENAFSLTREQEQWIVGIMLSVTLVKFLLMIYCRSFTNEIVKAYAQDHFFDVITNVIGLIAALLANYVDDWMDPVGAIILALYTIRTWSLTVLENVNSLVGRSAAPEYLQKLTYLCWNHHKAVRHIDTVRAYTFGSHYFVEVDIVLPSDMPLQEAHDIGESLQEKLELLPEIERAFVHLDYEYSHKPEHAQSH; this is encoded by the exons ATGGTGGATTTCGTTCAAG GGCAAGAAGATGACATTGCTGAGTACTATCAGCAACAGGTTGAAGTGCTAGAGGGCTTTAATGAAATGGATGCCTTGGCAGAACGTGGTTTTATTCCTGGGATGTCAAAG GAGGAGCAGGAAAAGCTAGCAAGAAGCGAGACATTTGCCATCAGACTATCAAATGTAGCAAACATGGTTCTCTTTATTGCTAAAGTCTATGCATCAATCAGAAGTGGTTCCTTGGCCATCATTGCATCCACTTTGGACTCACTTCTTGATCTCCTGTCTGGATTCATACTCTGGTTTACTGCATTTTCCATGCAAACACCGAACCCATATCAGTACCctataggaaaaaagagaatgCAACCTTTG GGGATTCTTGTTTTTGCCTCTGTTATGGCAACACTAGGATTGCAAATTATTTTGGAGTCAATGCGGACACTATTATCAGAT GAAAATGCATTCAGCTTGACCAGAGAACAAGAGCAGTGGATTGTTGGTATTATGCTTTCAGTGACGTTGGTCAAATTCCTCCTAATGATCTATTGCCGCTCCTTTACTAATGAGATTGTCAAAGCCTATGCCCAAGATCACTTTTTTGATGTGATCACAAATGTCATTGGTCTCATTGCTGCACTTTTGGCAAATTATGTCGATGATTGGATGGATCCTGTTGGTGCTATCATT CTGGCTTTGTACACTATCCGCACATGGTCTTTGACAGTGCTGGAAAACGTGAATTCCCTGGTTGGAAGATCAGCTGCTCCAGAGTATCTTCAGAAACTAACATACCTCTGCTGGAACCACCACAAGGCTGTGCGGCACATTGACACTGTGCGTGCTTACACTTTTGGGTCTCACTACTTTGTTGAGGTTGATATTGTCCTGCCTTCTGATATGCCCTTGCAAGAGGCTCATGACATTGGGGAATCGCTGCAAGAAAAGCTTGAGCTTTTGCCTGAGATTGAACGCGCCTTTGTTCATCTTGATTATGAGTACAGTCACAAACCTGAGCATGCCCAATCCCATTGA
- the LOC107483264 gene encoding metal tolerance protein 11 isoform X1, protein MVETLEVQSDEQRSLLSPDSNNGDPSWRLNFEGFQMSSPHADKQVKPSRGIHDCYGVLGQEDDIAEYYQQQVEVLEGFNEMDALAERGFIPGMSKEEQEKLARSETFAIRLSNVANMVLFIAKVYASIRSGSLAIIASTLDSLLDLLSGFILWFTAFSMQTPNPYQYPIGKKRMQPLGILVFASVMATLGLQIILESMRTLLSDENAFSLTREQEQWIVGIMLSVTLVKFLLMIYCRSFTNEIVKAYAQDHFFDVITNVIGLIAALLANYVDDWMDPVGAIILALYTIRTWSLTVLENVNSLVGRSAAPEYLQKLTYLCWNHHKAVRHIDTVRAYTFGSHYFVEVDIVLPSDMPLQEAHDIGESLQEKLELLPEIERAFVHLDYEYSHKPEHAQSH, encoded by the exons ATGGTGGAGACGTTGGAGGTGCAAAGCGACGAGCAGAGGTCGCTGCTGTCGCCGGATTCGAACAATGGCGACCCTTCATGGCGGTTGAACTTCGAAGGGTTTCAGATGTCGTCGCCGCACGCCGACAAGCAAGTGAAACCCTCACGTGGAATCCATGACTGCTACGGTGTTCTAG GGCAAGAAGATGACATTGCTGAGTACTATCAGCAACAGGTTGAAGTGCTAGAGGGCTTTAATGAAATGGATGCCTTGGCAGAACGTGGTTTTATTCCTGGGATGTCAAAG GAGGAGCAGGAAAAGCTAGCAAGAAGCGAGACATTTGCCATCAGACTATCAAATGTAGCAAACATGGTTCTCTTTATTGCTAAAGTCTATGCATCAATCAGAAGTGGTTCCTTGGCCATCATTGCATCCACTTTGGACTCACTTCTTGATCTCCTGTCTGGATTCATACTCTGGTTTACTGCATTTTCCATGCAAACACCGAACCCATATCAGTACCctataggaaaaaagagaatgCAACCTTTG GGGATTCTTGTTTTTGCCTCTGTTATGGCAACACTAGGATTGCAAATTATTTTGGAGTCAATGCGGACACTATTATCAGAT GAAAATGCATTCAGCTTGACCAGAGAACAAGAGCAGTGGATTGTTGGTATTATGCTTTCAGTGACGTTGGTCAAATTCCTCCTAATGATCTATTGCCGCTCCTTTACTAATGAGATTGTCAAAGCCTATGCCCAAGATCACTTTTTTGATGTGATCACAAATGTCATTGGTCTCATTGCTGCACTTTTGGCAAATTATGTCGATGATTGGATGGATCCTGTTGGTGCTATCATT CTGGCTTTGTACACTATCCGCACATGGTCTTTGACAGTGCTGGAAAACGTGAATTCCCTGGTTGGAAGATCAGCTGCTCCAGAGTATCTTCAGAAACTAACATACCTCTGCTGGAACCACCACAAGGCTGTGCGGCACATTGACACTGTGCGTGCTTACACTTTTGGGTCTCACTACTTTGTTGAGGTTGATATTGTCCTGCCTTCTGATATGCCCTTGCAAGAGGCTCATGACATTGGGGAATCGCTGCAAGAAAAGCTTGAGCTTTTGCCTGAGATTGAACGCGCCTTTGTTCATCTTGATTATGAGTACAGTCACAAACCTGAGCATGCCCAATCCCATTGA
- the LOC107483265 gene encoding transcription initiation factor TFIID subunit 8-like produces the protein MGFTYPTNGNPNRRTIDHGGVGGRASSDEFGRAVSRIAVAQICESAGFNGVKNSAIEALSDVTIRYLIDLGKIAEFYANLAGRSQCSVFDLILGLEDLEQVKGFIGSGQSQCLLGSGTVRDLMRFVNCGDEVPFAQPIPNFPVIRQRKVIPSFLQMGEAPPSKHIPPWLPALPDPHTYIHTPMWDERTSDPREDKVEQARQRRKAERSLLSLQKRLLLCSGSVETRNTTSNVVVLSGGGASLRQGEGEGGDKNPYLKAPVDNKDVSPVPLPGKLSDDVDMIANHVSVLEAFAPAIEMMRSSGVLCEDDGMQGRTGWKKAYPRVLGYEESEEGCFTNSGLGW, from the exons ATGGGGTTCACTTATCCCACTAATGGAAACCCTAATCGACGGACCATCGACCATGGAGGAGTTGGAGGAAGAGCTTCATCTGACGAGTTTGGGCGTGCGGTTTCTCGAATAGCCGTGGCACAGATTTGCGAATCTGCAGGGTTTAATGGCGTCAAGAATTCCGCCATCGAAGCACTTTCCGATGTCACAATTAGGTACCTTATTGACTTGGGGAAAATTGCTGAATTTTATGCTAACCTTGCTGGTAGATCGCAATGTAGTGTCTTTGATTTGATTCTAGGGTTAGAGGATTTAGAACAGGTCAAGGGTTTCATAGGTTCTGGTCAAAGTCAAtgccttttaggttcaggaacTGTTAGGGATCTTATGAGGTTTGTTAATTGCGGTGATGAGGTTCCTTTTGCTCAGCCAATACCGAATTTTCCAGTGATTCGGCAGCGGAAAGTTATCCCTAGTTTCTTGCAAATGGGGGAGGCACCACCTTCTAAGCATATACCGCCTTGGTTGCCGGCATTGCCGGACCCTCACACTTATATTCACACGCCTATGTGGGATGAGAGGACTAGTGATCCCCGGGAAGACAAGGTTGAACAGGCCAGGCAACGTAGAAAGGCTGAGAGGTCGTTGTTGAGCTTGCAGAAGAGGTTGTTGTTGTGTAGTGGTTCAGTAGAAACACGCAATACGACTTCTAATGTGGTTGTGCTGAGTGGTGGTGGTGCTTCACTTAGACAAGGAGAAGGTGAAGGGGGTGATAAGAACCCTTACCTTAAGGCTCCTGTGGATAACAAAGATGTTTCTCCAGTTCCCTTGCCGGGGAAGCTTTCTGATGATGTTGATATGATTGCAAATCATGTTTCTGTGTTGGAGGCATTTGCTCCTGCAATTGAGATGATGAGGAGTAGTGGTGTTTTGTGCGAAGATGACGGGATGCAAGGGAGAACA GGCTGGAAAAAAGCTTATCCACGAGTCCTTGGATATGAGGAATCAGAAGAAGGATGCTTCACGAACAGCGGCCTTGGCTGGTAG